Proteins from a genomic interval of Thermodesulfobacteriota bacterium:
- a CDS encoding DM13 domain-containing protein — MKTLIILIVIVALVVAWYLFRPEKLFISSTVNEEFPESTEAGNPDILYEGTFKPVAHDAKGVATVYDVGDGKRILRFTEFEVSNGPDVHVWLVAADEPMDSETVKNSEVYELGSIKGNVGNQNYVLGPDLDLNQYRSVVIWCKRFGVNFAVAELESK, encoded by the coding sequence ATGAAGACTCTAATTATCTTAATAGTCATAGTTGCACTGGTAGTTGCTTGGTATCTATTTCGTCCCGAAAAACTTTTTATTAGCTCAACAGTAAATGAGGAATTCCCTGAATCAACAGAGGCTGGAAATCCGGATATTTTATATGAAGGTACATTCAAGCCGGTTGCTCATGATGCTAAGGGCGTAGCCACCGTTTATGATGTAGGCGATGGGAAGCGCATTCTGCGCTTTACTGAATTTGAGGTCTCAAACGGTCCGGATGTACACGTTTGGCTAGTTGCAGCAGACGAACCAATGGATAGTGAGACGGTGAAAAACTCTGAAGTTTATGAATTGGGATCAATCAAGGGTAATGTGGGTAATCAGAATTATGTGCTGGGACCAGACCTTGACCTTAATCAATACCGCTCCGTCGTGATCTGGTGTAAACGCTTTGGTGTTAACTTTGCTGTGGCCGAGCTTGAGTCAAAATAG